GGCGGTGCCGAGGCCCTTCCCCACGCGCCCCGCCCCCAATAATTCAAAGGTCTCCAGAGGGAGAGGAGATCGGACCGGCCAGCCAATCTCCAGAGGCGGGGTTACAAGGCGGTCTCCCTTCGAGACGATCTTTGAATCGGAAGGTAGGGGCGACGCATGCGTTGCCCCTACGACAGAATTCGAGCGTGCGGCCAGATATGGCCGGACTGGATTCCGGCCTTCGCCGGAATGACGTGCGGATTATGTAAAGGCCTCCTTCCTGCGGGAAGGGGTTTAATCCAATCAGACGTCTGCTAGAAGTGCGCCTTGGCGAGGGTGCCGCCGTCGATGGTGATGGCGCTTCCGGTCACGTATTGACACTCGTCGCTGGCCAGGAAGAGCGCCGCGGCGGCCACGTCCTCGACCCGTCCGAAGGGACCTAGCGGAATGGCTTCCGTGCGCTTGGCTACCAGTGCCGGGTCTTGGTAGCGCGGGGCGTTCTTGTCCACCAGGATCGGGCCCGGCGCCAGCAGATTGACCGCGATGCCGTGCCCGCCGAGCTCGATCGCCATGCTGCGCGTGAGCATCAGCAGGCCGCCCTTGCTGGCGGCGTAGGGCGCGGCCTGCATCTCGGAGGCGAACGAGTCCACCGAGCCGGTATTGATGATCCGGCCCGGGATTGCGGCCGACACCATGTGGCGCGCCACCGCCTGCGCGATGACGAACGGGCCGGTGAGGTTGGTTTCAATGAAGTCGCGCCAGACATCGAGATCGACTTCCAGAAACGCCCCGGCGCGGCCCGTGCGGCCGGCGTTGTTGACCAGGATATCGAGCCGGCCGGTCGCTTCGATCGCCTGATCGATCAGCGCGAGGACCTGGTCAGTTTGCGTGATGTCGGTCGGGACCGCCAGGGCCCAACCGCCGTCCGCCTCGATTTCGGCGACCGTCGCGTTGAGCGCCTCGGCGTTGCGCTGCGCGATGACGACGCGCGCGCCCTCCGCCGCGAAGCGCAGGGCGATAGCGCGACCGATCCCGGTGCCGCCTCCCGTGATCAGCGCGGCTTTGCCTCGAAGTCTTCCCATGTGCTTCCGCCAGATTGGGTCGCCGGCCGTCGTGGCTCCGGCTCACGGCGGATATTCTCTCACTCGTGACCATGCGCATCGTTCAGGTGTTGGGAGGCGCCGCCGCATGAATCGTGTCCGGTTGGCGCTGGCCGCGATCCTGCTCGCTTTCATGGCCGGCGCCACTTGCGACGCGGGCGGCGAGCCGGTGGTCGTTCCGGAGTCCGCCACGCCCGTGCCGGTGATTGCCCCGGTGACCGCTGAGACCGTGGCCGCCGTGGTCCCACGCCCGACAGCGCGGCTCGAGCCGTCGCCACCGCCCGCGCCAACCGTCACGCCCGAACCGAGCCCGCCGCCCACGCGAGAGGCCGCAGTTGATCCCTCGCCCTCGCCAACGGCAAGTCCCGTGCCGACACCGGCGCCTCAGCCGACCGCCGCGGCCGC
This genomic stretch from Chloroflexota bacterium harbors:
- a CDS encoding glucose 1-dehydrogenase — its product is MGRLRGKAALITGGGTGIGRAIALRFAAEGARVVIAQRNAEALNATVAEIEADGGWALAVPTDITQTDQVLALIDQAIEATGRLDILVNNAGRTGRAGAFLEVDLDVWRDFIETNLTGPFVIAQAVARHMVSAAIPGRIINTGSVDSFASEMQAAPYAASKGGLLMLTRSMAIELGGHGIAVNLLAPGPILVDKNAPRYQDPALVAKRTEAIPLGPFGRVEDVAAAALFLASDECQYVTGSAITIDGGTLAKAHF